Proteins encoded within one genomic window of Aquarana catesbeiana isolate 2022-GZ linkage group LG03, ASM4218655v1, whole genome shotgun sequence:
- the ZNF609 gene encoding zinc finger protein 609 isoform X4, whose amino-acid sequence MESPVCASTGLPLHLLVPMVNSDISSPCEQIMVRTRSVGVNTSDVALATEPECLGPCEPGTSVNLEGIVWQETEDGMLVVNVTWRNKTYVGTLLDCTRHDWAPPRFCDSPTSDLEMRNGRGRGKRMRPSSNAPIAESTSAADGKGASSSSSSSSKTRAGANNKGRRGSQNSGDHRPPPCNTSEDIKASPSSASKRKSKPPSDIEVTSSSEDSKGSKRARTNSMGSSSAPLAGSLPLTVPLSTIKVEPAALDRNCSSPILIDCPHPNCNKKYKHINGLKYHQAHAHTDDDSKPEADGDSECGEEPHIHLDMGGCNGTFPSQKGSLSPARSATPKTRLPEPQSPTLSSKLGSKGLCKKKLGTEGDTDPGALSNDGSDEGPMAADDTSNDGFESQEKRMGEKDAAKKGNGNNKQDKLTSSKSVKSARPIAPALVPQQMYTIQTTNFTASSPGSSSGLPPTVVQTMPTSPQLKPIQPKPTVMGEPSSINPALTPSRDKKKKDKKKKEQRDEESPGTSMKVGRPEDGKSPYGEAVTDSLTKGDGLPNGSDAHQSRLASIKAEADKIYSFTDNAPSPSIGGGGSTSNRMENPSPNQPMTPLHVVTQNGAEGTSAKTNSPAYSDISDAGEDGEGKMEGTKVKDPEQMVKESAKKSLFPPQPQNKESPYYQTFETYYSPNYAHSSPGPGAMNPTGQTTPESQPLKVKKEEDLEVTEVKMKVEQQEDKKPELGTSQQPSVIQQRPNMYMQSLYYNQYAYVPPYGYTDQGYHAHLLSTNPAYRQQYEEHQKQRQNLEQQQQRSIEKKNEMAMRDREATLKEEWKHKSSVPPTLTKAPSLTDLGKSSSSKPKELGPVPDPGKSVIIPKPEESAKMSVQQPEGLKTKILDGAGHTVKTPEPSKPVSECNRQTGLDVLWYRQQQEAESRMWSYVYPKYTDALKADDERWKEERERKVKEERSRSKEAPSKEDSKESVNLEVKGPQATEDLRVLPKDHRTSTHVPVSSPLTQHQSYIPYMHGYTYSQAYDPNHPSYRGMPAVMMQNYPGSYLSSSYPFSPYGNKVSSSEESEKSRTSPSVSCKPTSESKALDILQQHASHYKSKSPTITDKSPQDRDRGGCSLSGASTAGGCSSMGAPDRGVSDRSSERPRTSPSQRLMSTHHHHHHLGYSLLPGQYQLPYGAGLSSTPIVASQQGSAPSLYPPPRR is encoded by the exons ATGGAGTCTCCTGTGTGTGCGTCTACGGGGCTTCCTTTGCATCTGCTAGTCCCAATGGTGAACAGTGACATTTCCTCTCCATGTGAGCAGATTATGGTACGCACAAGATCTGTTGGTGTTAACACCAGTGATGTTGCTCTAGCCACTGAGCCAGAATGTCTTGGACCATGTGAACCAGGCACCAGCGTGAACTTGGAAGGCATTGTATGGCAGGAGACAGAAGATG GTATGCTGGTAGTAAATGTGACTTGGAGAAACAAGACCTATGTTGGCACACTGTTGGATTGCACACGGCACGATTGGGCACCACCTAG ATTCTGCGACTCTCCCACCAGTGACTTGGAGATGCGGAATGGACGGGGTAGGGGTAAACGCATGCGTCCAAGTAGCAACGCTCCCATTGCAGAAAGCACATCAGCTGCTGATGGTAAAGGTGCGAGCAGTAGCAGCAGTAGTAGCAGCAAGACTCGTGCTGGAGCAAACAACAAAGGGAGACGAGGAAGCCAGAATTCAGGAGATCATCGTCCACCACCTTGTAATACATCAGAGGATATAAAGGCTAGCCCTTCATCTGCTAGCAAGCGAAAAAGCAAGCCCCCATCTGACATTGAAGTTACTTCAAGCTCAGAGGATTCCAAAGGAAGTAAACGTGCTCGCACAAATTCCATGGGATCTTCATCTGCCCCATTGGCTGGATCCTTGCCTTTAACTGTACCATTAAGCACTATCAAGGTAGAGCCAGCTGCACTGGATAGAAATTGTTCTTCACCAATATTAATAGATTGCCCACACCCTAACTGTAACAAGAAATACAAGCACATTAATGGCCTGAAATACCATCAGGCTcatgcacacacagatgatgacaGTAAGCCGGAGGCAGATGGagatagtgaatgtggtgaagagcCTCATATTCACCTTGATATGGGTGGCTGCAATGGTACCTTTCCTTCTCAGAAAGGTTCTCTCTCCCCTGCCAGATCTGCTACACCCAAGACTCGTTTACCTGAACCACAAAGTCCTACACTTTCTTCCAAGCTTGGAAGTAAAGGATTATGCAAAAAGAAACTGGGTACTGAAGGTGACACTGACCCTGGAGCACTTTCTAATGACGGGTCAGATGAAGGCCCCATGGCAGCAGATGATACGAGCAATGATGGCTTTGAGTCACAGGAAAAACGAATGGGTGAAAAAGATGCAGCCAAGAAAGGTAATGGGAATAACAAACAAGATAAATTGACTTCCTCAAAAAGTGTCAAGTCTGCCCGTCCCATTGCTCCTGCTTTGGTTCCACAACAGATGTATACCATTCAGACAACCAACTTCACCGCTTCAAGTCCTGGATCATCATCTGGCCTCCCTCCTACAGTAGTACAAACCATGCCTACTAGCCCACAACTTAAGCCCATACAGCCCAAACCAACAGTTATGGGAGAGCCGTCTAGTATAAATCCAGCATTAACTCCAtcgagagataaaaagaaaaaggataaaaagaagaaagaacaaaGGGATGAAGAAAGTCCTGGCACTTCCATGAAAGTTGGGCGTCCTGAAGATGGGAAAAGTCCTTATGGAGAAGCCGTCACAGATTCTTTAACCAAAGGCGATGGACTTCCTAATGGCTCTGATGCTCACCAGAGCCGCCTGGCCAGCATAAAGGCTGAGGCTGACAAAATCTATAGCTTCACAGACAATGCACCCAGTCCCTCTATAGGTGGAGGAGGAAGTACTTCAAACCGAATGGAAAACCCTAGTCCTAATCAGCCTATGACACCACTACATGTTGTGACCCAAAATGGGGCAGAAGGGACTTCAGCTAAAACAAACAGTCCTGCTTACTCTGATATTTCAGATGCAGGAGAAGATGGCGAAGGTAAAATGGAGGGGACAAAGGTAAAGGATCCAGAGCAGATGGTCAAAGAAAGTGCCAAAAAGTCCCTTTTTCCACCTCAGCCCCAGAACAAAGAATCCCCATACTACCAGACATTTGAAACCTATTATTCTCCAAACTATGCACATTCCAGTCCTGGTCCTGGTGCCATGAATCCTACTGGTCAAACTACACCAGAAAGTCAGCCACTTAAAGTCAAGAAAGAGGAAGACTTGGAAGTTACTGAAGTGAAAATGAAGGTGGAGCAGCAGGAGGATAAAAAGCCAGAACTTGGCACTAGCCAGCAACCTTCAGTCATCCAACAGCGTCCTAACATGTACATGCAGTCGCTCTACTATAATCAGTATGCCTATGTGCCTCCTTATGGGTATACTGATCAAGGGTATCATGCCCATCTACTTAGTACTAACCCAGCATATAGACAACAGTATGAGGAGCATCAGAAACAAAGGCAGAACCTGGAACAGCAGCAGCAACgtagcattgaaaaaaaaaacgagatgGCCATGAGGGACAGAGAGGCCACTTTAAAGGAAGAATGGAAGCACAAGTCTTCAGTACCTCCTACACTCACAAAAGCTCCAAGTCTGACAGATTTAGGGAAGTCCTCTTCCAGTAAGCCTAAGGAGCTAGGACCAGTGCCTGACCCTGGCAAATCTGTGATTATTCCAAAGCCTGAGGAATCGGCAAAAATGTCAGTGCAGCAGCCAGAGGGATTAAAGACAAAAATACTGGATGGAGCAGGACACACAGTAAAAACTCCAGAACCTTCCAAACCTGTAAGCGAATGTAATAGACAGACAGGTCTAGATGTTCTTTGGTATAGACAG CAGCAGGAGGCAGAATCGCGCATGTGGTCCTATGTCTATCCCAAGTACACAGATGCTTTAAAAGCGGATGatgaaagatggaaagaagaacgGGAAAGGAAGGTCAAGGAAGAGCGGAGCCGCAGCAAGGAAGCTCCCTCTAAAGAGGACAGCAAAGAAAGTGTTAATTTGGAAGTGAAGGGACCACAAGCAACTGAGGACCTTCGTGTTCTGCCTAAGGACCACCGTACCAGTACTCATGTTCCTGTGTCATCGCCACTTACTCAACACCAGTCCTATATCCCATACATGCATGGCTATACCTATAGTCAAGCTTATGACCCCAACCATCCAAGCTATCGTGGAATGCCAGCAGTCATGATGCAGAACTACCCAG GTTCTTATCTCTCCTCCAGTTACCCTTTCTCCCCATATGGCAACAAAGTTTCCAGTAGCGAGGAATCTGAGAAATCCCGAACCAGTCCAAGTGTCAGCTGTAAACCCACCTCTGAATCCAAAGCACTTGATATTTTACAACAGCATGCTAGCCATTACAAAAGCAAATCTCCAACG ATCACAGATAAATCTCCCCAGGACCGTGATCGAGGGGGCTGCAGTTTATCAGGTGCTTCTACAGCAGGTGGCTGCAGTAGTATGGGGGCACCAGACCGAGGTGTAAGTGACAGGAGTTCAGAAAGGCCCCGAACCTCCCCATCCCAAAGGTTAATGTCCacacaccatcaccaccatcaTCTTGGCTACTCCCTTTTGCCTGGCCAGTATCAACTGCCATATGGCGCAG